The Salvelinus sp. IW2-2015 linkage group LG31, ASM291031v2, whole genome shotgun sequence genome window below encodes:
- the rps18 gene encoding small ribosomal subunit protein uS13 isoform X2 — MSLVIPEKFQHILRVLNTNIDGRRKIAFAITAIKGVGRRYAHVVLRKADIDLSKRAGELTDDEVERVVTIMQNPRQYKIPDWFLNRQKDVKDGKYSQVLANGLDNKLREDLERLKKIRAHRGLRHFWGLRVRGQHTKTTGRRGRTVGVSKKK, encoded by the exons ATG TCTCTGGTCATTCCTGAGAAGTTCCAGCACATTCTTCGTGTTCTCAACACGAACATTGATGGTAGGAGGAAGATTGCCTTCGCCATCACAGCAATCAAG GGTGTTGGCAGACGATATGCCCATGTTGTCCTGAGGAAGGCTGATATCGACCTCAGCAAGAGGGCTGGAGAACTGACCGATGATGAG GTCGAGAGGGTAGTGACAATTATGCAGAATCCTCGCCAGTACAAAATCCCTGACTGGTTCCTCAACAGACAGAAGGATGTAAAGGATGGCAAGTACAGCCAG GTCCTTGCTAACGGTCTGGACAACAAGCTGAGAGAGGATCTTGAGAGGCTGAAGAAGATCAGGGCTCACCGTGGTCTCAGGCATTTCTGGGG tctgcgTGTGCGTGGCCAGCACACMAAGACGACCGGTCGRCGTGGTCGCACCGTTGGRGTGTCCAAGAAGAAGTAA